The Gemmatimonadota bacterium genome has a segment encoding these proteins:
- a CDS encoding NAD-binding protein, with the protein MAERIGFIGLGIMGEPMCRNLMKAGYACTVNTRTKSRAEKLLSEGAVWADSPEETAVKSDVIITIVTDTPDVEKVILGENGIIEGIRPGSVVIDMSTISPSATQAMAAALREKGADMLDAPVSGGDTGAIAGTLSIMVGGRQEVFDRCLPVFEAMGKSINLIGDHGAGQMTKLCNQVAVSVANLAMAEALILAAKAGLDMEKMLAAISGGAAGSWQLSNLAPRIIKRDFDPGFMVKLQQKDLRLVLGAASELGLGLPGASLAHQLFNAVEAAGEGDEGTQALVKSLERMSGVEVHG; encoded by the coding sequence ATGGCGGAAAGAATCGGATTCATCGGCCTCGGCATCATGGGCGAGCCGATGTGTCGCAACCTCATGAAGGCGGGTTATGCCTGCACCGTGAATACCCGGACGAAATCGCGGGCCGAGAAGCTGCTGTCGGAAGGCGCTGTCTGGGCCGACAGCCCGGAAGAAACGGCCGTCAAGTCGGACGTGATCATCACGATCGTGACCGACACGCCGGATGTGGAGAAGGTGATCCTGGGTGAAAACGGGATCATCGAGGGCATCAGACCGGGTTCGGTTGTCATCGACATGAGCACCATCTCCCCCTCGGCCACGCAGGCCATGGCCGCGGCGCTCAGGGAGAAAGGCGCGGACATGCTCGACGCGCCGGTCAGCGGCGGAGACACCGGCGCGATCGCGGGGACCCTGTCCATCATGGTGGGCGGCAGGCAGGAGGTCTTCGACCGGTGCCTGCCCGTCTTCGAAGCCATGGGCAAGAGCATCAACCTGATCGGAGACCACGGGGCCGGACAGATGACCAAACTGTGCAACCAGGTGGCTGTCAGTGTAGCGAACCTGGCCATGGCGGAAGCGCTCATCCTGGCCGCCAAAGCAGGCCTGGACATGGAGAAGATGCTCGCCGCGATCAGCGGGGGCGCCGCGGGTTCCTGGCAGCTGTCCAACCTGGCGCCGCGCATCATAAAGCGGGACTTCGATCCGGGATTCATGGTGAAACTGCAGCAGAAGGACCTGCGGCTCGTGCTGGGCGCCGCCTCGGAACTCGGACTGGGACTGCCCGGCGCGAGCCTGGCCCACCAGTTGTTCAATGCCGTCGAGGCCGCGGGCGAGGGCGACGAAGGCACGCAGGCCCTGGTGAAATCCCTGGAACGCATGTCCGGGGTGGAAGTACACGGCTAG
- the moaA gene encoding GTP 3',8-cyclase MoaA — protein MSYQLTDSFGRTINNLRVSVTDQCNFRCIYCMPEVGMIFQPREEILTFEEITRFVGIVTGLGISKLRLTGGEPTVRKDLPVLVRMLAEIPGVRDMAMTTNGFLLKKMSRDLREAGLPRINVSLDTLDEEKFKEMTRRDVLHKVLDGLEEATRHFQLPIKINVVAMKGYTEDELLDFAKLARTGPYQVRFIEFMPLDADRSWTRDQVLDGAEIIERIGARWPLDAVKRPDQREPADLFRFRDGQGEIGLIASVSEPFCGSCNRIRITADGKLRTCLFSINETDIKALLRGGASDAEIAETVIEAVQNKEPGHHINEPDFVQPERTMSSIGG, from the coding sequence ATGAGCTACCAGCTGACGGACAGTTTCGGTCGAACGATCAACAACCTTCGGGTGTCGGTGACGGATCAGTGTAATTTCCGCTGCATCTATTGCATGCCCGAAGTGGGGATGATCTTCCAGCCACGGGAAGAGATCCTGACCTTCGAGGAAATCACGCGGTTTGTCGGGATCGTAACCGGGCTGGGCATCTCCAAGCTGAGATTGACCGGGGGTGAGCCGACCGTTCGCAAGGACCTGCCGGTACTGGTGCGCATGCTCGCGGAGATACCCGGCGTCCGGGACATGGCCATGACGACCAACGGCTTCCTGCTCAAGAAGATGTCCCGCGACCTGCGCGAGGCGGGACTCCCCAGGATCAACGTCAGCCTGGATACGCTGGACGAGGAGAAGTTCAAGGAAATGACCCGCCGCGACGTCCTGCACAAGGTACTCGACGGGCTGGAGGAGGCGACCCGTCATTTCCAGTTGCCGATCAAGATCAACGTGGTCGCCATGAAGGGGTACACCGAAGACGAACTGCTGGACTTTGCGAAACTGGCGCGTACCGGTCCCTACCAGGTTCGCTTCATCGAGTTCATGCCGCTGGACGCGGACCGTTCCTGGACGCGCGACCAGGTGCTGGACGGCGCCGAGATCATCGAACGGATCGGCGCGCGCTGGCCCCTGGACGCCGTGAAGCGGCCCGACCAGCGGGAGCCGGCCGACCTGTTCAGGTTCCGGGACGGCCAGGGCGAGATCGGACTCATCGCTTCGGTCAGCGAACCCTTCTGCGGCAGTTGCAACCGGATACGCATTACGGCGGACGGCAAGCTCAGGACCTGCCTGTTCTCCATCAATGAAACCGATATCAAGGCCCTGCTGCGGGGCGGCGCCTCGGACGCGGAGATCGCCGAGACGGTGATCGAGGCCGTGCAGAACAAGGAACCGGGGCATCACATCAACGAACCCGATTTCGTCCAGCCGGAACGGACCATGTCCTCCATCGGCGGATAG
- the moeB gene encoding molybdopterin-synthase adenylyltransferase MoeB: MSQRMSSQELLAQVKGEVNEMSMEELKEKLDRNADLVLIDVREQDEVDQGVIVGATHIPRGFLELRIENTESDRNREIVLYCAGGNRSALAAQSLEAMGYTNVISMREGYTGWSAAGFPTVQERNLSKEERLRYSRHLIVPEIGEKGQVKILDARVLLVGSGGLGSPSAYYLAAAGVGTIGLVDFDVVDVTNLQRQIIHGTSDIGRPKVVSAQETINDLNPDCNVILHETRLMADNIMEIIKDYDIIVDGCDNFPTRYLVNDACVLAGKPNVHGSIYQFDGYATVFHPDRGPCYRCLYPEPPPPGAVPSCDEAGVLGVLPGTVGLIQATETLKLILDQGDPLIGRILMYDALDMTFQTFNVQKDPSCPLCGENPTITELIDYEAFCGFAPAAG, encoded by the coding sequence ATGAGTCAGCGGATGTCATCTCAGGAACTCCTCGCCCAGGTCAAGGGCGAAGTGAATGAGATGTCCATGGAAGAACTCAAGGAAAAGCTGGACCGGAACGCCGACCTGGTCCTGATCGACGTGCGCGAGCAGGACGAAGTCGACCAGGGCGTCATCGTTGGGGCGACCCATATTCCGAGGGGATTTCTGGAGCTCAGGATTGAAAACACCGAGAGCGACCGGAACCGGGAAATCGTGCTGTACTGCGCGGGCGGCAACCGCTCGGCGCTGGCGGCGCAGTCGCTGGAAGCCATGGGATATACCAACGTCATCTCCATGCGGGAAGGATATACGGGATGGAGCGCTGCCGGTTTTCCCACGGTCCAGGAGCGGAACTTGAGCAAGGAAGAACGCCTTCGGTATTCCCGCCACCTGATCGTGCCCGAGATCGGGGAGAAGGGCCAGGTGAAGATCCTCGACGCCAGGGTGCTGCTGGTGGGATCGGGCGGATTGGGATCCCCGTCGGCCTATTACCTCGCGGCCGCCGGAGTGGGCACCATCGGGCTCGTCGACTTCGACGTGGTGGACGTGACGAACCTGCAGAGGCAGATCATCCACGGCACGTCCGACATCGGCCGTCCCAAGGTGGTGTCCGCCCAGGAGACGATCAACGACCTGAACCCCGATTGCAATGTGATCCTCCATGAAACCCGACTCATGGCCGACAACATCATGGAGATAATCAAGGACTACGACATCATCGTCGACGGCTGCGACAATTTCCCGACGCGGTACCTGGTGAACGACGCCTGCGTGCTGGCCGGCAAGCCGAACGTCCACGGCAGTATCTACCAGTTCGACGGTTACGCCACGGTGTTTCATCCGGACCGGGGACCCTGTTACCGCTGTCTCTATCCCGAACCGCCGCCGCCCGGCGCCGTACCCAGCTGCGACGAGGCCGGCGTACTCGGCGTCCTTCCCGGTACGGTGGGACTCATTCAGGCCACCGAGACCCTCAAGCTCATACTCGACCAGGGCGATCCGCTCATCGGCCGGATCCTGATGTACGACGCGCTGGACATGACCTTCCAGACCTTCAACGTCCAGAAGGATCCGTCCTGTCCCCTGTGCGGCGAGAATCCCACGATAACCGAGTTAATCGACTACGAAGCCTTCTGCGGCTTCGCGCCGGCCGCCGGTTGA